Sequence from the Streptomyces sp. NBC_00440 genome:
GACCCCGCGCCGCAGTTCGGGCACGTCCAGATCGCCCAGGTCGACGCCGTCGAGCCGGACCTGGCCCTCGGTCGGGTCGTAGAACCGGGCCAGCAGCTTGGCGAGAGTCGACTTGCCCGCGCCGGTCGAGCCGACGACCGCGACGGTCTGGCCCGCCGGGATGGTGAGGTCGAAGCGCGGCAGCACCTCACCGCCGGTGCGGTACGCGAACCGGACGCCGTCGAACACGACCTCGCGGCCCGGGTGTTCGGACGCGAGGGCGGGCAGCGTACGCGGGGTCACCGGCGCCGGGACCGTCGGCTCCTGGGCCAGCAGTCCGGCGATCTTCTCCAGTGAGGCTGCTGCCGACTGGTACGAGTTGAGGAACATGCCCAGCCGGTCGATCGGGTCGTACAGCCTGCGCAGATACAGCACCGACGCCGCCAGCACCCCGAGTTCGAGCCCGCCCTGGGTGACCCGGTAGGCGCCCCACAGCACGATGCAGGCGACGGCGGTGTTGGCGACCATCCGCGAGCCGGTCACATAGCGGGCCATCTCCAGCATGGAGTCCCCGTTGACGCGCTCGTGGTGGTGGTTGAGCCGCTCGAACTCCGCGTCGTTGGCGCGCTCCCGGCGGAAGGCACGCACCGGCCGGATGCCGTTCATCGTCTCGGCGAACTTCACGATGACGGCGGCGACCGCGGTGGAGCGCCGGCTGAACACGACGGTGACCCGCTGCCGGTAGCGCCGGATCAGCAGGTACAACGGCCCGAACGACAGCACGGCCACCGTGCCGAGCCCGGGATCGAGCCAGAGCAGCATCGCGCAGATGTAGACGGCGGAGAGCACGACGCCGATCAGCTCCTGGAGCCCGTCGCTGAGCAGCTCGCGCAGCGACTCCACATCGCTGGTGGAGCGGGAGATCAGCCGGCCCGACGTGTAGCGCTCGTGGAAGTCCACACTCAGTGCCTGTGCGTGGCGGAAGATCCGGCCCCGCAGGTCCAGCAGGGCGCCCTGGTTGACGCGGGCGGAGACCTGGACGAACGCGTACTGCAGGCCTCCGGAGAGCAGCGCACTGGCGAGGTAGCCGACGGCCACGGCGATCAGCGGGCCGCGGTCGTTGTCGCGGAAGGCGGGGACGCCGGTGTCGATGGCGTACGCGACGAGCAGCGGCCCGGCCTGCACCGCCGCCTGCTGGATCAGCATCAGCACGGCGGAGACGATCGCCGCCGTCCGGTGCGGCGCGACGAGCGAGCGCAGCAGGGCGCCGGTCG
This genomic interval carries:
- a CDS encoding ABC transporter ATP-binding protein; the encoded protein is MTTTVDGREAAEPDPGEGPGSGPGAGPAAVPQQAGDDPFDKDALPAPPGATGALLRSLVAPHRTAAIVSAVLMLIQQAAVQAGPLLVAYAIDTGVPAFRDNDRGPLIAVAVGYLASALLSGGLQYAFVQVSARVNQGALLDLRGRIFRHAQALSVDFHERYTSGRLISRSTSDVESLRELLSDGLQELIGVVLSAVYICAMLLWLDPGLGTVAVLSFGPLYLLIRRYRQRVTVVFSRRSTAVAAVIVKFAETMNGIRPVRAFRRERANDAEFERLNHHHERVNGDSMLEMARYVTGSRMVANTAVACIVLWGAYRVTQGGLELGVLAASVLYLRRLYDPIDRLGMFLNSYQSAAASLEKIAGLLAQEPTVPAPVTPRTLPALASEHPGREVVFDGVRFAYRTGGEVLPRFDLTIPAGQTVAVVGSTGAGKSTLAKLLARFYDPTEGQVRLDGVDLGDLDVPELRRGVVMVTQEAFLFSGTISENIAIGRPEATAAEIERAAKAIGAHDFISALPEGYDTDVRKRGGRISAGQRQLVAFARALLADPAVLILDEATSSLDIPGERAVQHAMDTVLHGRTAVVIAHRLSTVEIADRVLVMEDGRIVEDGTPDSLIGGSGQFAGLHRAWRESVVG